In Leptolyngbya subtilissima AS-A7, the genomic window GTATTTAGTGAGGGGCACGGTTTTTAGCCGTTCTCTAGCCTGGTCCCAGGGCAAGTTCCTCCAGTCTGGTGCTTGCACTAGGGTCAGCAGCTCGGAGGGCCAAAGCCCCAACCGTTGACACCGGGGGTTGCTGGCCACAAGCCACTTTAGGGTGAAGCCATGGGCCCATAGCAAGTTGACCAGGTTGCGAATTGCCGGGGCAGAACAGAGAGGAGCGGCGTCAAAATGCAGGTGGGTTGCCCCTTCCGCTGGAGCATAGAAATTGAGCTGACGAGCAATTTGAAGGTAGGTCTCCAACTGGGGGAGCTGAGCGTAGGTTAGGGGTGGGGTAATTAATTCACAGGGCCGTTCTCGCTCACCGGGTAGCGATGTGGCAATGGCAATGGGTGGCCCTAAGTCGTCAGCTAGTTTGACCATGCCCTTTGGCCCCTGCTGCACCTCTAGGCCCAGGGTCTTGGCGACCGGTTGCAACACCTCGGCGAGGGGCAGGTTGGCATCGCTCAAGCGACTAATGATCTGCATAAACCGGATGTCGTCGCCAACGATGCGGTACCAGCCGGGCTGAGGGGGGTAGGTGCGATCACAGTCGGCTTGCAGAGTCAGATCATCAACGCACCAGGCGATCGCCTGATGCTGGGCATCGCGCACCTCAAACCCCAGGGTGAGATTCTCTAGCACCGGGGTGCCGACGATCTGGCTATGCTCCGACTGGGGATAAAATATGCGGCTAACGCTGCCCCCGTAAGCGGCGGCGATCGCTTCGGCAAGGGCTTGGCGGCTAGACCCGCGCGGAGCCATCAGCTCAATTTCTAGGCCAACTCTGCCCACCAGGGTCATGGCTTAGGGCTGGGAGTTAGCCAATTCCAAAGCATATTCAACCTCGTCGGCATTGCCCATAATCAAGTTGCGCTCAATGCGGAGCTTGGCGTCGTAGGGGGTGGCGTCGCCCCAAAATTCGGCTAGGGCGGCGGCGTCATCGTAGGTGTAGCTGGTTTCGCTGTAGAAGCGCAGGTCGTCTACCGACTGAAGCGACTCTAGGCGGGCGTCGAGCAAAAACTGCTCAAGTAGGGCTACATCGGCAGGCCCCCAAAGAATTTTACGGCCAATGCGGGCCTTTGCCTCGTCAACATCTTGGCCCCAATAGCTGGCCAGCTGAGCGGCATCCCAATAGGTGTAGCCACTGCTAAAAAAGGTTTCTAGCTCTGTCTGGGCGTAGTTTTGGCTAATTTCATTGTCACACTTGAGCATGGCGTCAGCCCCAGCGCTGATTGGCGCTTGGAGTTGACCAGCAGAAGTGGCAGCCTGGGCGCTGCTGGCGGCGAGAACAGCGGCGATCGCCAGCAAAATAGACAGATGAAGCGTTTTAGAATTTTTCATAGCTTCCAGGCAGGATTTGCTCAATCATAGTTGGGGAATCTGGGCGTTTCGCTGGTTTGTAACGAATGCTGATTTACCCTTCATCAAACGATGCTTTGGGGATGGACGCTAGGGGATGGTGTCGGCCAACTCGTTGAGAATGTGGGCTGCGATCGCACCGGGATGAGTGAGCCACACCCGGTTGGGTTGGTTGCGCGCTACATTGGCAATGTGTTGCAGGGCGCGGCGCAGGTGCCGCAGTCGAAACGGCTGCCCAACCAGGTAAGGGTGCAGGGCAATGCCGTACACCAGCGGCTGCTGATGAGACTGCTCTAACATCTCATCAAAGTTGTCGATGATCATCTCGGCGAAGTCGTTAGCGCTCATCCGGCGCACTGCGATCGCCGGTATGTCATTAACTTCTTGGGGATAGGGCACTGAGAGAATGCGGCTGTGCCGGGTCTTAAACCAGATGGGCTGATCGTCCTGACACCAATCAAGCATGTATGTGTAGCCCGCCTCTTGGAGCAAGTCGGGGGTAACGATACTTTGAGCAATCCAGGGGCCAAGCCAGCCCTGGGGCGGCTGCCCTTCATGGTTGGCCAAAATGTGCGTTGTTTCAGCAATCAGAGCAGCTTCATCCGCTTCGCTCAAAATGCTCTGGCGTTCGGAGTTGGTGCGACCATGGGCGACAATTTCATCGTTGCGATCGCGAAAGGCCGCCACCACTTCTGGGCAATAGTCGTAGATCGCCGAGTTAACTAGCAGCGCCACCGGCAACTCTAGCTGATTAAACAGCTCCAGCAGTCGCCAGACCCCCACCCGGTTGCCATAGTCACGCCAGGCGTAGTTCAAAACATCAGGCTGAGGGCCACCAGGGGCCAGCTCGGCTCCCAATCCTTCACCAAAGGCAAAATGCTCTAGGTTGAGCGCTATATAAAAGGCTAACCGTCGTCCGCCCGGCCAACGGTAGTCGGCCCGCTGCGTGATGGCCGAATAGCTATAGCGTCCGTGGTGAGTTAGCGGCAAGGCTTAAGCTCCCATTCAAGGAAGGGCACGCCTGGAAGGTTACCAGAAACTGCCTAAAAGTGGGAAAGGGCAACGTGAAAAGCCGCTGAGGTTCTTGTGGGAGGGCAGGACTTTTAGATGAACTGCAAAAATAGGGAGTAAAGATAGTTTTGCAAACTTTCGAGCTTTAGAACTAAAGGTGAGCTTTGACCAACAGCAGTGCGCCCGATAAAATTCCTAGTGACAGCGAAGCAGAGCCTAGCCAGGTGAGCTGCATTTTTCGGCGCATAGCCCGGCTTTTGAATCTAGCAGAACCGTCAAACCCTTCGCGATCGGCGCTAGAGAGCGTGGTTAAAAAGCCCAAAGCATATAGGATAGAGGCGGCAAAGAATTCAAGGACTGGAGTCAGGATAAGCAATCCCCGCTCCACCCCAGCATCCATATCGTAGGGAGTAGCTAATATAAAAAGGCCTATATAAACAGGAATTGCGATTAGGCTGGCTTGCAGCATTAACCGGCAGAACAAGTGGTAAACCGTAAAAGAAGAATCTACGGTAGCTTCTGAAACTGTGCGAACAATAGTCATGAAATATCGATATTACTTCTTGTACGCTGCTGGCGGATATCTTAGTGAATAACGGCTACAACTCGGCGGCGGCGACCATAGCTTTACGCATATTTTAGCGACTCGTGTAGTAGATCCAAAGAGTTGCAAGATTTAAGGGGTATACCCCTGCACAGGCTATTGAAAACTTGCTGTCTAGGGAGCGATCGCCTCCTAGCCCATGGACTGGCTTCGTAACACCCGAATACTCTCTGGGCCACCGTAGGTCAAACTACTGCTGCGCCTCAAAACGGCATTCGTCCAGTAGCCAGGAGCTTGTACCCAAAAGTCATACCCAGCATTGAGACAAAGAAGTGCCAAAGACTAGTGGGGCTTAGCACAGCTCGACTGCTGACAAAAACGCAGAGGATGCCGCCTGCTACTAATACCCAGCCGAATTGCTTCATAAAGCCGAGGGGCATAAAGACCAACAAAAAAATGCCGCCAAACAAAAGAAAAATTGACAGGTCGGCGGCGATACCACGCCACCAGTAGGGGCTAACGTTAGTGGTAAAAAAGATATTTTTGCCCAAGAAATAGATGCCCAGCAGCATCAGGGCCAAACCGACGACTTGAATCAAAAATCGCATAGAGAGTTAGATAAATACTTCAGTTAACAAGTAGACTATGGCGGCTAAAGCCCTATGGTTAGGGGCGATGGACAAAGCCCGACTTTAGAGGTCAGCGCAACTCTGGAAGCGTTTTGCAATCCGCAGCGGCACCCCTAAACCCAAGCCTAGGTTACCCAAAAGCCACGCTGTAGAAACTTGGTCAGGTAGAGGAACACAATGCGTTCCAGAGGTGGTGGGCACTAGTACTAACAAAAAGGTCAATAGCTGGGTCAGTTGCTCTAAAAGCCACCAAAAGCCAACTCCGATGGCAACAAATAGCAATTTGTCCAGGGACGCGCCTATTCACAACTATCGGTAATTAGGAGACTCGTTCTTCTACAAACTGATTGGCGCTCATTCCGGATGCAGCCAAGGCCAATAGTGTCCGAAGGCCGCAATTTATCAAGAGGTAACTTTAGTCTGGCCGAGCAATATTCTTCTATTTGCGCCTTGTCAAGGAACTGTTAGGTTCACCTGACTAACCTGAGTAGATTCTCTACCTCATGGTCGATACGGCCTCTTTTATCGGCTTGATAGAGTAGGTGTGTACGCCCATTCTGTTGAAGGCTATGAGACTTAATCTTTTGAGCTACGCAGGTGGTTTAGGGCTAGTAGCCGGTGCGCTGATGTGGCCTGGCGTTAGTCACGCTCAAGGATTTTGCTATCTGATTAACTCTGAGGGCGAAGTCGTCAATCTAGATGACATGTGCCAGGAGAACGACGCCCCCGAGACTTCCCCAACGCCTGGGGCCAGCGACGCTTCAGCTGATCCCCAGGGCACCTCATCGTCTTCTGAGGTTATAAATACCACTACTACAAATCCGGCGGGGACAAACTCCACTGGAGCAAACCCGGCTGGGATAAACCCCGCAGGGACAGACTCTACCGGAACAAACCCAGCAGGAACAAGCCCAGCGGGGACGAACTCTACTGGCGGGACAAGTCCTGCTGTGAGTCCAGCGAGGACAAATCCTACTGTGGCGCCCGGCTCAAATGGAAATACCAACCGGGCTAACCCTAATAACGAAGACACCAACCGGGCTAACCCCAATACAGACGATTCGGAAGCCTCACCGGCTGGGACCGCATCGCCTCGGACACCAAACTCTGACACGTCAGACACACCTGACAATGCTACAGAGCGAGGAAATCGCAACACAGAGCTAGAAAACCGCAATCGAGAGCCACAAAACCGCAATACAGAGCCAGAGAACCGCTTAGACATTCCGGTTAGGGAGATCGAGAGGCCTGAAATTCCTGAGGTCCAAACTCCTCAACGATCAGATTTTACTGGGGATAACACCGATACATCTACATCTGGGAATGACACTGATACAGCCGGAGATGACACCGATACATCGCAATAGCTAGGCAGCAGATTTTGGCAGTTCAACCCATTGATCTAGACTTGCAGCGCCAGGCAGTCATTATTCATCAGCGTCTATGTGCCGAATATGATTGCCCAATTCCCTATTTTCATGCGCTCGATCCGCTGAGTGAGCTGGTTTCATCTCTGCTGTCTCACCGCACTAAAAATCGGGACTCGGGCCGCGCGTTTAAGCAGCTAGTGGCCCAGTTTCCCACCTGGGAAGCGGTGCGGGATGCGCCAACGGAGCTGGTAGAACAGGCGATCGCACCCTGCACCTGGCCCGAGCAAAAAGCGCCCCGCATTCAGCAAGTACTGCGGTTGGTTGGTGAGTTAACCAATGGTGAGTGGTCGCTCGACTTTTTGAAAGATATGTCGGTGGCGGAAGCTCGGGCTTGGCTAGAAGCACTGCCCGGAGTCGGGCCAAAGACCAGCGCGGCGGTGCTTTGCTTTAGTGAGTTGCGGGGTCGAGCACTGCCGGTGGATAGCCACCACCACCGGGTCGCCCAGCGATTGGGCCTAATTTCTTCAAAGATGGCAGTGGGGCCATCTCATGTTGCTCTAGAAGGGTTTTTGCCTGATGAGTGGGATGCCCAGCAGGTCTACGACCACCACGAAGTCATGATGCTGCACGGCCAGCGGTGTTGCTTTTACAAAAATCCGAGTTGCGATCGCTGCGTTGTGCTCGATCTATGTCCTTATGGGCAAGAAAGATGCGAAAAAACGAAGAGTTAAGAATGAAGAGGGATTGTCTAAGGGGCAATCTTGGCTCTGAGTTCGGCTTTGATGCGGTTCAAGATCGAGGTCTCGTCGAGGCCATCGAGAATTTCGCCAATCACAGCTTTGGGGCCGTTGGGTCCCCAGGTGGCACCGTTGGTGAGGTAGGTTTTGGTGATCTGGCCAATGCCATAGGTGGCCAAACCAGCGACACCGCCCTGGGCTAGGGCCACGGGAATGTAGGGGGCGATCGCCAGGCCGCCTGTTGCGATCGCCGACACCCCCAGCATGCCCTTGAGTGAGCTGAGCCCTAGGGTGATCACCAGCTCGCTAATCGTAATGCCGCCTAGACCTAGGGCAATCTGCTGGAGCAGCTTGAGGGCAGCGGGGCGGGTCATGGGCAGACCGTAGAGCCGCGACAAATTGAGAATCAACATGATATCAACGACAGTGCCGCCAATCAGATCCGCCACGGTGATCGGATTGAGGGCGACAGCGACGGCTTTGATCATGGTGGCGTTCCAGATGGTGTCGTCGGCGATGCGATCGCAGATCTGCCGCTTGCGCTCCAGAATTTCGGCGCTGATGCCTTCGGCATACATCAGGGTGTTAAGGGCCACCAGGGCCTTGCCTTCGCGGTGCAGAATGTCGAGAATTTTGAGCTTGAGATCATCGACCTGGGGCTGGGCGCGCACGGTTTTGTAGGTCGTTTCGCCATTAGGTTGGGCAACAGCCTGCACCGCTAAGGGGGAAGCCGCCGCCATAACAATTTCATCGGGGGAGATCAGGTCTTGGAGGCGGCGATCGCGCAGGGTTTCGTAGAGGGTCTGGCGATCGGCCTCCGGGAATTGGTCGATTTTGTTGAACACCAGCAGCATGGGCTTACTGGCCTGGCGCAGAGCTTTCAGCGCCTCATACTCGACGCGGGTAATGTCGCCCGCAATCACAAACAAAATCAGATCGACCTGCTCGGCGATGCGACGGGCCAAGTCGGCGCGGTCTTCGCCATCCACCTCGTCGAGGCCGGGAGTGTCGATCAGCTCGATGCGCGACTGGCCAACGCTTTTGAGCGAAACCCGCAGCAGATCGGGCAAGTCAGGAGTGAGAGCTTCTCGGTTGACGGCCCAGGCGCTGCCTTCGACCACTTGGGTGACGCCATGAGTGACGCCAGTGGCAAAGACATCCTGGCCCATCAGAGCATTGAGCAGCGACGATTTGCCGCGCCCCACCAGACCAAAAGCGGCAATATGCACCACCGTATTCTCGAGCTTGTCCTTTAGACCGCGCAGGTTTTGCAGAGCTTCTTCGACACCGGCCTGCTCGCGGGGGGTGAGGTTGAGGCGCTGCACTAGGCCGCCTAGAGCCTCCTGGGCGCGGCGGTAGTTGAGGTCGTCTTGCAGGTCTTGAAAGTCGAGCACCAGATCGCCCAGCTCTTGCTCCACGGCTTCCCAAGTGGCGGGGTCAGCGGCAGGGAGCGCTAGGGGAGCACCCTGCACGGTAGCGACGAGTTCCCCTAGTTCAGCTTCAACCTCTTCCCAGGTAATGTCTGGGTTTGGGGAAGTAGGCAAGGGGTCGTTAGCGGGCATGGGGTGGATATGAGGGAGGTGAGGGTGAGGAGGGTTACAAGGGGATACTTTAAGGATAGCGAATAGGATTTCTGTGGCATGACGATACTGCCCCCCAGTCAAGATATCGAGCGGCTCAAGGTGCTGGCGATGCTGCACTACGTGGTAGCGGGGTTGGTGCTGGCCTTTGCGATACTGCCGCTGGTGTTCGTGGCGCTTGGGGGGGTGGTGCTGCTGGCTCCCGAGAGTATGGTTAGCGGCGATAGTGAGCTGCCACCCTTCGCAGCGGGGCTAACTTTTCTAGCACTCGGGTTGGCGCTGTTTCTCTACGGGCTGGTGCTGGCGATCGCGCTGATTATCTCAGGCGGCTGTTTGCGACGACACAAGCACTACTGGTTTAGCTTTGTGGTGGCCTGCGGGGCGCTGCTGTTTACCCCTCTGGGTACGGTGCTGGGTGTGGCGACGCTGGTAGTGCTGCTGCAAGAGTCGGTGCGCGAGCTATACGGGGTTTCTTTCTAAAGGTCGGGTACCTGGGGTAAAGCCGGGATTATGACAGCACCCCAAAGGCACCCGATCCCTGCAACTCAGTTGAGGGCTTGGATCACCGCGTCATGGATCGCGCCATTGCTAGCGACGACGCCGGGGTTGTTAGGGAATCGGGCAGCACTAGCAAAGTCTAGGGGCTTGCCGTGCATGTCGGTGACGCGGCCTCCGGCTTCTTCGACCACCAACACCCCAGCGGCGTGGTCCCAGATTTTTTCCCGGTAGTCGGGGGTTTTGGGAGACGGCAAGCGCAGGTAGAGGGCAGCCTGCCCTGCTGCTACGGCGGCGTACTTAGCCTGACTATCCATGCGAATCGAGGGGGCGGTGATGCCCACAGCTTGAGCCACCTGGGCCTGCTGACTGAGATCGCCATGGCCCGACTCGACACTTTCGACCAGGCGCAGGCGGTCAACATCGTCGGCAGCGGTAACCTTCAGCGGCTGGGGATTACCGCCCGCTATGGGCATCATCACGGTGCCTTCACCACGCACGGCGGCGAAGAGTAGCCCGGTTTCACCACCGTCAAAGCTGAGGAAGGGGCAGCCGAGCACCCCTACTTTGATGTCGCCATCAACGACCAGAGCCAGGGCGATCGCATACTGGTCGCCGCGCAAAAAGCCCTTGGTGCCGTCGATGGGGTCGAGGGTCCAGTAGCGGGGGGCGACGGTGCCGTTGCCGTGGTCAATCCAGCTCAGCACATCGCTGTCGGTGGCGCTGGGGATGGCCTGCTGCACCTGTTCGGTGACGGCGGTGAGAACGTGGGCGGTTTCGGGCTGCCGCAGGTCGGTAGTGTCTTCTTCGCCTACAACTGGGTCGTTGGGGAAGGCTTCGGCCAGGGCTTTACAAATCAAGGCTTGAGCTCCGTAGTCGGCAATGGTGACGGGGCTCTTGTCATTCTTTTCAATGGCGGCAGGTACAAGGCCCTGGCGCACGGCTTCGCAGAGCTGGGCGGCCTGGATGACGGCGGCGATCGCGGTTTGTTTTTCCTGGTCGTAGGGCATGGGGGTGGGGGGGTAAGAGGGTGGGCGAGTGGATGGGTGGGGGATTACAAGAGAGCACTATAGCTGGTGGGGTGCATTCTCGATCCAGGCGCGGGGGCCGAAGTGTCGGCAGCTCTGGGTAGCGATTTGGGCGGCGTGGGTGAGGGCTTCTATGAAAGGAGCTTGTAGGCGGTAGTGGCAAAAGGCTCCGTGGAAAATGTCTCCGGCTCCTAGAGTGTCTTGAACGGGGACTTGGGGAACGGGTAAGGTGCCGACGGTGTCGCGATCGCGAAATTGAATCGGGCTGGGGCCGTGGGTGGTGGCGACTTCGGCAATGCCTAGGGCGCTGAGGGCTGCTAGGGTGTCGGCCCTGCCGGGTAGCTGAAATTTTGCGGCGGCGATGACGCTGGTGGCGAGGGGTAGGACACTGTCGAAGCCGGGTTTCCAACTGCCAGCGTCGATGACGATAGGGATAGCTGAGGACTGGGCGGCGATCGCGACGGCTTGACTGGCAGCCATCTGATGGCCGTCGATCAGCACGACATCGACATCGGTGAGTAGGCCTGGGGTGGCAGCAGGTGCGGCCTGTCGCCCAACGGCATTGCGGGAGACCACAGCGCGATTGCCCGTGGTAGCGGTAACAAGAATCGTCGAGAGCGGCGGCGGCGATCTCAGCTGAGGGGTGAGATCTACCATCTCAATGCCGTAGATTGCCAAGTCGGCTCGAATGAGATCAGCCAGGGGATGCTGGCCCAGGGCACCGGCTAGCCTGGCTCGATTGC contains:
- a CDS encoding GTP-binding protein, yielding MPANDPLPTSPNPDITWEEVEAELGELVATVQGAPLALPAADPATWEAVEQELGDLVLDFQDLQDDLNYRRAQEALGGLVQRLNLTPREQAGVEEALQNLRGLKDKLENTVVHIAAFGLVGRGKSSLLNALMGQDVFATGVTHGVTQVVEGSAWAVNREALTPDLPDLLRVSLKSVGQSRIELIDTPGLDEVDGEDRADLARRIAEQVDLILFVIAGDITRVEYEALKALRQASKPMLLVFNKIDQFPEADRQTLYETLRDRRLQDLISPDEIVMAAASPLAVQAVAQPNGETTYKTVRAQPQVDDLKLKILDILHREGKALVALNTLMYAEGISAEILERKRQICDRIADDTIWNATMIKAVAVALNPITVADLIGGTVVDIMLILNLSRLYGLPMTRPAALKLLQQIALGLGGITISELVITLGLSSLKGMLGVSAIATGGLAIAPYIPVALAQGGVAGLATYGIGQITKTYLTNGATWGPNGPKAVIGEILDGLDETSILNRIKAELRAKIAP
- a CDS encoding endonuclease III domain-containing protein yields the protein MAVQPIDLDLQRQAVIIHQRLCAEYDCPIPYFHALDPLSELVSSLLSHRTKNRDSGRAFKQLVAQFPTWEAVRDAPTELVEQAIAPCTWPEQKAPRIQQVLRLVGELTNGEWSLDFLKDMSVAEARAWLEALPGVGPKTSAAVLCFSELRGRALPVDSHHHRVAQRLGLISSKMAVGPSHVALEGFLPDEWDAQQVYDHHEVMMLHGQRCCFYKNPSCDRCVVLDLCPYGQERCEKTKS
- a CDS encoding PfkB family carbohydrate kinase, with protein sequence MEGTACRRQLETAERNITVATGLFVGLITLDCIYRVDHVPSSDEKIVAEESLLVAGGPATNAAIAFAALGNRARLAGALGQHPLADLIRADLAIYGIEMVDLTPQLRSPPPLSTILVTATTGNRAVVSRNAVGRQAAPAATPGLLTDVDVVLIDGHQMAASQAVAIAAQSSAIPIVIDAGSWKPGFDSVLPLATSVIAAAKFQLPGRADTLAALSALGIAEVATTHGPSPIQFRDRDTVGTLPVPQVPVQDTLGAGDIFHGAFCHYRLQAPFIEALTHAAQIATQSCRHFGPRAWIENAPHQL
- a CDS encoding amidoligase family protein produces the protein MTLVGRVGLEIELMAPRGSSRQALAEAIAAAYGGSVSRIFYPQSEHSQIVGTPVLENLTLGFEVRDAQHQAIAWCVDDLTLQADCDRTYPPQPGWYRIVGDDIRFMQIISRLSDANLPLAEVLQPVAKTLGLEVQQGPKGMVKLADDLGPPIAIATSLPGERERPCELITPPLTYAQLPQLETYLQIARQLNFYAPAEGATHLHFDAAPLCSAPAIRNLVNLLWAHGFTLKWLVASNPRCQRLGLWPSELLTLVQAPDWRNLPWDQARERLKTVPLTKYCDFNLKNIVYAPRRKHTFEVRILPVYLTLPPLLETIDLMADLINRAIDPTPVPPNDPWPVGTDGVNALRQALPSSQFLRQL
- a CDS encoding 3'(2'),5'-bisphosphate nucleotidase, producing MPYDQEKQTAIAAVIQAAQLCEAVRQGLVPAAIEKNDKSPVTIADYGAQALICKALAEAFPNDPVVGEEDTTDLRQPETAHVLTAVTEQVQQAIPSATDSDVLSWIDHGNGTVAPRYWTLDPIDGTKGFLRGDQYAIALALVVDGDIKVGVLGCPFLSFDGGETGLLFAAVRGEGTVMMPIAGGNPQPLKVTAADDVDRLRLVESVESGHGDLSQQAQVAQAVGITAPSIRMDSQAKYAAVAAGQAALYLRLPSPKTPDYREKIWDHAAGVLVVEEAGGRVTDMHGKPLDFASAARFPNNPGVVASNGAIHDAVIQALN
- a CDS encoding polysaccharide deacetylase family protein, with translation MPLTHHGRYSYSAITQRADYRWPGGRRLAFYIALNLEHFAFGEGLGAELAPGGPQPDVLNYAWRDYGNRVGVWRLLELFNQLELPVALLVNSAIYDYCPEVVAAFRDRNDEIVAHGRTNSERQSILSEADEAALIAETTHILANHEGQPPQGWLGPWIAQSIVTPDLLQEAGYTYMLDWCQDDQPIWFKTRHSRILSVPYPQEVNDIPAIAVRRMSANDFAEMIIDNFDEMLEQSHQQPLVYGIALHPYLVGQPFRLRHLRRALQHIANVARNQPNRVWLTHPGAIAAHILNELADTIP